GGCATGATGACATCCTCCCAGCGGCACCTCACGGCACCACAGATCAGGTGTCACCTGTCCGTGCAGCAGACCCGAGCGCCATCATGAACGGCTCGAACACGTCATAGATGAGGTGCACCGAGGCGAGCGCGAAGCCCAGCAGCGCGCCGGTGACGACACCGATGGTGTAGCCGGCGGCGACCTCTTGCACCGTGATCCAGGTGTGGAACACCAGCGTGCCATCACCGAGCCAGACGCCCAGCTGGTCGCCGATCGCGATCGGGTTCGAGATGAACATCGGGTTCGAGACGAAGCCGTGCGCGAGCTGCCAGAGACCGAGGAACGCGAGCAGCAGGGCGACGCGCAGCGACCAGACGGTGGTCCGGCGGCCGTGCCTGCCCCACCAGCTGCGCTGCCGGTCTTCCTTGACGGGGCCCATGGGTGCGGGTGCGGGGGCGCCGGCGCGCTCGGCGACGGGGGCGTCGACGTTCATGCCTCGGCCCCTTCCTGGGCGCTCGCGCCCTGCTTGAGGGCTTCCGCGAGCGTGCGGTGCAGCTCGATGAAGCGCGGGTCGACGGTCGTCAGATCGGGGTCCCGGGGGCGGGGGATGTCGACCTCCTGGTCGAGCAGGATCCGCCCGAGTCCGCCGAGCACCACGACCCGGTCGCCCAACAGCAGTGCCTCGTCGATGTCGTGCGTGACGAACACCACGGTCTGCTTGCTCTGCTGCCACAGGCGCAGCAGCTCGCCCTGCAGCTCGTGCCGCAGCTGCGCGTCGAGCGCGCCGAAGGGCTCATCCATGAGCACCGTGTCGGCGCCGGAGGCGAGCATGCGGGCGAGGCTCGCGCGCCGCCGCATGCCGCCGGAGAGCTCGCGCGGGTAGCTCTCCTCGAAGCCGCCGAGGCCGACGCGCTCGATGAGGTCGGCGGCGATCCGGGTGCGCTCCTCCTTCGGCTTGCCGGCGATCTCGAGCGGCATCTCGACGTTGCGCTGCACCGTGCGCCAGGGCATCACGGTGTCGCTCTGGGTGAGGTAGCCGATGTCGGCCGTGGGGCCGGTGTGGGCCTTGCCGTTGTGCAGCACCCGGCCTGCGGTGGGCTTCGAGAGCCCGGAGAGCAGGTTGAGCATGGTCGATTTGCCGCAGCCCGAGCGGCCCAGCACGGTCACGAACGAGCCGCGCTCGATCGTCAGGCTGAAGTCGCGCAGGGCGACGGTGGCGACGTCGTCGCGCTGGAATTCCTTGGTGAGCTGCTCGATCTCGAGGACACTGCTCATGCTGCGACCCCTCCCTTCGGGGTGTGGTGCGCGGGTGCATCGGCGAGCGGCTCAGCCCCGGCCAGGAAGCGCGAGTTGTGCACGGCCATGAGCCGCACCTCGTCCTCCGTGAAGCCGTGCTCGAGCAGGATGTCTGCCGCGAGCGCCAGGCCGTCCTCGACCGGCGGGTTGAAGGGCTGGCCCAGATCGCTGCTGATCACCGAATGCTCGGGGCCGGCGCCGCGGATGTTGCCGAGCCACGTCTCCCAGTCGACCTTGCCGGTGAGCGGCGTCGTCAGGCACCGCTCGAGCAACGCACCGTGCGGCACGAGCGCCCGCTGCTGCTCGACCGGGATGCGCTGGGAGGTGAACTCGGGATGCGTCACCACGATGCGACGGACGCCGCGCGCTCGCGCCGCGGCGACCACCACGGCCGACTCGTCGCCGTGCAGGTGGCCGGTCGCGAGTGTCATGTCGTGCTTCGCGATCACGTCGAGCACCTGGCCGGTGCGCTCGTCGACCTCGCCGGCTGCATCCAGCACGGGGATGGCCGGGCTGTCGATGCCGGCGTCGCGCAGATCCTGCTGCAGCTGCGCCCACATCGGCGGCTTCGCGCCGTCGGGCTCCTCGCTCGCGCAGGTGCGCTGGTTGTGGCTGTCGACCGTCGGCAGCCAGACGAACTGGGCGCCGCCGCGGGCGGCGATCTCGACCGCCACCGGGTTCATGCCGCCGACTGAGGCGTTGAGCGTGATCGCACCCAGCGCATCCACCCCCGGGTGCAGCGCGCGCACGAGCTCGGCGCGCTCCTGGGTGGGCACGTAG
The window above is part of the Agrococcus sp. ARC_14 genome. Proteins encoded here:
- a CDS encoding DUF6282 family protein codes for the protein MTAEQTPATHRQPSARARELVRGSYDLHVHIAPDVMRRRITDLELAERYEQLGLAGFVLKSHYVPTQERAELVRALHPGVDALGAITLNASVGGMNPVAVEIAARGGAQFVWLPTVDSHNQRTCASEEPDGAKPPMWAQLQQDLRDAGIDSPAIPVLDAAGEVDERTGQVLDVIAKHDMTLATGHLHGDESAVVVAAARARGVRRIVVTHPEFTSQRIPVEQQRALVPHGALLERCLTTPLTGKVDWETWLGNIRGAGPEHSVISSDLGQPFNPPVEDGLALAADILLEHGFTEDEVRLMAVHNSRFLAGAEPLADAPAHHTPKGGVAA
- a CDS encoding ABC transporter ATP-binding protein, with product MSSVLEIEQLTKEFQRDDVATVALRDFSLTIERGSFVTVLGRSGCGKSTMLNLLSGLSKPTAGRVLHNGKAHTGPTADIGYLTQSDTVMPWRTVQRNVEMPLEIAGKPKEERTRIAADLIERVGLGGFEESYPRELSGGMRRRASLARMLASGADTVLMDEPFGALDAQLRHELQGELLRLWQQSKQTVVFVTHDIDEALLLGDRVVVLGGLGRILLDQEVDIPRPRDPDLTTVDPRFIELHRTLAEALKQGASAQEGAEA